One part of the Engraulis encrasicolus isolate BLACKSEA-1 chromosome 17, IST_EnEncr_1.0, whole genome shotgun sequence genome encodes these proteins:
- the p2rx4b gene encoding P2X purinoceptor 4b, which produces MAAGRCWNSCLHCFFDYETPKTIVIYSKPVGFIFRLTQFLIIAYVVGYVILVQKGYQETESIISSVSTKVKGYTVTNSSGLGLHVWDVTEYVIPPQGADSFFVLTNMITTTGQRQQACAEVPSPSSICQSDADCTAGHSDVRGNGIQTGVCVDYSESVKTCEVLAWCPHEDDTTVPRPALLESAENFTVLIKNSVRYPKFRFSKRNILSNVTSAYLKGCTYDASHHPHCPIFRLGDMVTHAQEDFGSLAEKGGIIGILIDWSCDLDWPEKYCVPKYSFVRMDNKNPSNNIAPGYNFRFAKYVNNGTETRTLIKGYGIRFDVIVYGTAGKFSLLNTVINLGAALTFLSLVGAVCDWFLVTCTPRKDYYAQQKTSHLDTEESTEAMSMGKTYGTP; this is translated from the exons ATGGCGGCTGGGCGCTGCTGGAACAGCTGCCTCCACTGTTTCTTTGACTACGAGACGCCCAAAACCATCGTCATCTACAGCAAACCTGTCGGCTTCATCTTCAGACTCACTCAGTTCCTCATTATCGCATACGTGGTCGG GTATGTGATTCTTGTCCAGAAGGGTTACCAGGAGACTGAGAGTATCATCAGCTCTGTCAGCACCAAGGTGAAGGGATACACCGTCACCAACAGCAGCGGCCTGGGACTACACGTATGGGACGTCACCGAATACGTAATACCACCCCAG GGGGCCGATTCTTTCTTTGTGCTCACTAACATGATCACCACGACGGGACAGAGGCAACAGGCATGCGCTGAg GTGCCGTCCCCCTCCTCGATCTGCCAGTCTGATGCCGACTGCACTGCGGGACACAGCGATGTGCGCGGCAACG gcatccagacgggtgtgtgtgtggactactcTGAGAGTGTGAAGACGTGTGAGGTGCTGGCCTGGTGTCCCCATGAGGACGACACAACAGTCCcaag gcctgctcTGCTGGAGAGTGCCGAGAACTTCACTGTGCTGATCAAGAACAGCGTGCGCTACCCCAAATTCAGATTCAGCAA GAGAAACATCCTGTCCAACGTGACGTCTGCATATCTGAAGGGCTGCACCTATGATGCGTCTCACCATCCCCACTGCCCCATATTCAGGCTGGGGGACAtggtcacacacgcacaggagGACTTCGGCAGCTTGGCAGAAAAG GGGGGCATCATCGGCATTTTGATCGACTGGAGCTGCGACCTGGACTGGCCAGAGAA gtattGTGTTCCCAAGTACAGCTTTGTCAGGATGGACAATAAGAATCCCTCCAACAACATAGCTCCCGGATACAACTTCag GTTTGCAAAATATGTCAATAACGGCACAGAGACAAGAACGCTGATCAAAGGATACGGAATACGCTTTGACGTCATCGTCTACGGCACA GCAGGAAAGTTTAGTTTGCTGAACACCGTAATAAACCTCGGAGCTGCCCTGACCTTCCTCAGTTTG GTTGGTGCTGTGTGTGACTGGTTTCTAGTGACGTGCACTCCGCGTAAAGACTATTACGCTCAGCAGAAAACGTCCCACCTTGACACAGAGGAGAGCACAGAGGCT aTGTCAATGGGGAAGACCTATGGGACTCCATGA